From Nonlabens sp. Ci31, the proteins below share one genomic window:
- a CDS encoding porin family protein, whose protein sequence is MKTFNLLLVALFLATFSATAQDLSYGVIGGVNFSKIDNLGGDGFENNRLGFHIGGVAELAFAEKWSYEGSLLYSVEGEEFDNLLGSTTDVKLQYINVPLQFKYYAYKNFSIHFGPQIGFLLKGEQSIGDGDAVEIENTVNTNFAGTAGFGYDLKAYNLYFKGTFTYGFSDIIDNETDGVNRSQLPGTVHLSVGYKF, encoded by the coding sequence ATGAAAACTTTTAATCTTCTTTTAGTTGCTTTATTTCTAGCAACTTTTTCTGCAACAGCTCAAGATCTTTCCTATGGAGTCATAGGAGGAGTTAACTTTTCAAAAATCGACAACTTAGGAGGCGACGGTTTTGAAAATAATAGACTAGGATTCCATATAGGTGGCGTTGCCGAATTAGCATTTGCTGAGAAATGGTCTTATGAAGGTAGTTTGTTGTATTCTGTAGAGGGAGAAGAATTTGATAATTTATTAGGGTCTACTACAGATGTAAAATTACAATATATCAATGTGCCTTTACAATTCAAATATTATGCTTACAAAAATTTTAGTATTCACTTCGGTCCACAAATAGGTTTTTTACTTAAAGGAGAACAATCTATAGGTGACGGGGATGCTGTGGAGATTGAAAATACGGTCAATACTAACTTTGCAGGTACTGCTGGGTTTGGTTATGATTTAAAAGCGTATAACTTATATTTTAAAGGAACCTTTACCTACGGTTTTTCTGACATAATAGACAATGAAACAGACGGTGTAAACAGAAGCCAGCTTCCTGGAACTGTTCACTTATCAGTAGGTTATAAGTTCTAA
- a CDS encoding RNA polymerase sigma factor, with amino-acid sequence MSKKLEEEFVKLLDENQNIVHKICRLYTNDQHAHNDLFQEVTVQLWRAYPKFRGDSKFSTWMYRVALNTAITLYRKSTRRVKTQDYESVQFKIEDRQEDDEQMEQLTLLYGAVKQLNDIEKALVFLYLEDKNYKEIAETMGISEVNARVKMNRIKTKLTNIINP; translated from the coding sequence GTGAGTAAGAAACTCGAAGAAGAATTTGTAAAACTACTGGATGAGAATCAGAATATAGTGCATAAAATATGCCGACTGTATACTAATGATCAGCATGCACATAACGACCTTTTTCAAGAAGTAACCGTGCAATTATGGCGCGCGTATCCCAAATTTAGAGGCGATTCTAAATTTAGTACTTGGATGTATAGAGTGGCTCTGAATACGGCTATTACCCTCTATCGCAAATCTACCAGAAGAGTAAAAACTCAAGATTATGAGTCGGTACAATTTAAGATTGAAGACCGTCAGGAAGATGACGAGCAAATGGAGCAGCTCACATTGCTTTACGGAGCCGTAAAACAATTAAACGATATAGAAAAAGCATTGGTTTTTTTATATCTTGAAGATAAAAATTACAAAGAAATAGCCGAAACCATGGGGATCTCTGAAGTAAATGCTAGAGTGAAGATGAACAGGATAAAAACAAAATTAACTAACATTATTAATCCATAA
- a CDS encoding NAD(P)/FAD-dependent oxidoreductase, with amino-acid sequence MNIPHSDLPRVIVVGGGFGGVTLSRKLTKQNFQVVLIDRHNYHNFQPLMYQVATSGLEPDSIAFPLRGLVNDGTNFIFRLAEVESVEPVMKTLKTSIGEVTFDYLVMATGTKTNFFGNKELEETSLPMKSVPQALNIRSYMLQNLEKATLTSDAEEQKKLMRIVLSGAGPTGVELAGAFAEFKKGVLPNDYPDLNPDHMEIHLLDGASRVLVSMSEKASQKAEKYLKELGVNIHLNVMVKNYKEETVLTNTDLKIEALTFIWSAGVIGNPINGIREQSVDQKSQRFLVDRMNRVEGYENIFAIGDIALMKTPAYPEGHPQVAQPAIQQGKLLLKNFKRLLLEQPLKEFSYFDKGSMATIGRNKAVADIKSFTLGGFLAWITWLGVHLYFLVGVRNRLVVFLNWVYNYFNFDRAARLIIRPYQKKEVSDK; translated from the coding sequence ATGAATATACCACATTCAGATTTACCACGAGTCATTGTTGTGGGCGGCGGTTTCGGAGGTGTGACGCTTTCGCGAAAGCTAACCAAACAAAACTTTCAAGTTGTCCTTATCGACCGTCATAATTACCACAACTTCCAGCCGTTGATGTATCAGGTGGCGACTAGTGGTCTGGAACCTGATTCTATAGCTTTCCCATTAAGAGGATTGGTAAATGATGGTACTAATTTTATATTTCGACTGGCTGAAGTAGAGTCCGTAGAGCCGGTCATGAAGACCCTTAAAACCTCTATAGGAGAGGTAACTTTTGATTACCTAGTCATGGCGACAGGAACTAAAACCAATTTTTTTGGAAACAAAGAACTAGAAGAAACTTCTTTACCAATGAAAAGTGTTCCTCAGGCGCTCAATATAAGAAGTTACATGCTTCAAAATCTAGAGAAGGCAACCTTGACTAGCGATGCAGAAGAACAAAAGAAGCTGATGCGTATTGTGCTTTCTGGAGCTGGGCCTACTGGAGTGGAATTAGCAGGAGCCTTTGCCGAATTCAAAAAAGGAGTGCTCCCTAACGATTATCCAGACTTGAATCCAGATCATATGGAGATCCATTTGTTAGACGGCGCAAGTCGAGTGCTCGTAAGTATGAGTGAGAAAGCATCTCAAAAGGCCGAAAAATACTTAAAAGAACTAGGGGTAAACATTCATCTTAACGTCATGGTTAAGAACTATAAAGAAGAAACCGTTTTAACCAACACAGATTTAAAAATTGAAGCACTCACATTTATATGGAGTGCGGGAGTTATTGGAAATCCTATAAATGGAATACGGGAGCAAAGTGTGGACCAAAAATCCCAACGTTTTCTGGTAGATCGCATGAATAGAGTAGAAGGTTATGAAAATATTTTTGCTATAGGAGATATCGCCTTAATGAAAACACCTGCATATCCCGAGGGTCACCCTCAAGTGGCGCAACCTGCTATTCAACAAGGCAAGCTACTGCTCAAGAATTTTAAACGTTTACTTCTGGAGCAACCGCTAAAGGAATTTTCTTATTTTGACAAAGGCAGCATGGCTACCATAGGAAGAAACAAAGCAGTTGCAGATATCAAGTCGTTTACTTTAGGTGGTTTTCTAGCTTGGATAACTTGGCTGGGCGTACATCTGTATTTCTTAGTAGGAGTAAGGAACAGGTTAGTCGTATTTCTAAATTGGGTCTATAACTACTTCAATTTTGATAGAGCAGCGCGATTGATTATACGACCTTATCAAAAAAAAGAGGTTTCTGATAAATAG
- the lpdA gene encoding dihydrolipoyl dehydrogenase produces the protein MSKYDVAVIGSGPGGYVAAIRCAQLGMKTAIIEKYNTLGGTCLNVGCIPSKALLDSSHHYDDAIKHFEEHGIEIPGEIKINFEKMIARKQQVVDTTCDGVQYLMKKNEIDVFTGMGSFVDATHIKIDGEKSETIEAINTIIATGSKPGSLPFITLDKERVITSTEALSLKEIPKHMIVVGGGVIGLELGQVYKRLGAEVTVIEYMDRITPVMDKTLSKELMKVLKKQKVKFHLSHAVNKVERNGDKVTVTAKNKKGEEVSFEGDYCLVSVGRRPYTDKLNATAAGVKINERGQVEVNDHMQTNVPNIYAIGDVVRGIMLAHKAEEEGVFVAEVIAGQKPHINYNLIPNVIYTWPEVASVGKTEEELKEAGIEFKAGSFPMRALGRSRASGDIDGLVKILADKTTDEVLGVHMIGARAADLIAEAVTAMEFRASAEDIARMSHAHPTYAEAVKEAALAATGDRALHV, from the coding sequence ATGAGTAAGTATGATGTTGCAGTAATAGGTTCAGGACCTGGTGGCTATGTAGCCGCAATACGCTGTGCACAACTAGGCATGAAAACTGCCATTATAGAAAAATACAACACCTTAGGTGGGACTTGTCTCAATGTAGGATGTATTCCTTCCAAGGCACTTCTTGATTCTTCCCATCATTATGATGATGCTATAAAGCATTTTGAAGAACACGGTATTGAGATTCCGGGAGAGATAAAAATTAATTTTGAAAAAATGATTGCTCGCAAACAGCAAGTGGTAGATACTACATGCGATGGTGTGCAATATTTGATGAAAAAGAACGAGATCGATGTCTTTACAGGTATGGGGTCTTTTGTCGATGCTACCCATATTAAAATAGACGGGGAGAAATCAGAAACTATTGAAGCAATCAATACCATTATTGCAACTGGTTCAAAACCTGGAAGCCTTCCTTTTATAACTCTTGACAAAGAAAGAGTCATCACTTCTACAGAAGCATTATCCCTTAAAGAGATTCCTAAACACATGATCGTCGTCGGTGGCGGAGTGATAGGTCTTGAGCTAGGCCAAGTATATAAAAGACTAGGAGCTGAGGTAACGGTTATTGAATATATGGACCGCATTACTCCAGTGATGGATAAGACCCTTTCTAAAGAATTGATGAAGGTTCTTAAAAAACAAAAAGTGAAATTCCACCTTTCTCACGCGGTAAATAAAGTAGAACGCAATGGAGATAAGGTTACTGTAACGGCCAAAAACAAAAAAGGAGAAGAAGTTAGCTTTGAAGGTGATTACTGCCTAGTTTCTGTTGGAAGACGTCCTTATACAGATAAACTAAATGCAACGGCAGCTGGTGTTAAGATCAATGAGCGAGGTCAGGTAGAAGTCAACGATCATATGCAAACTAATGTACCTAATATCTACGCGATAGGAGATGTAGTACGCGGTATCATGCTAGCGCACAAAGCAGAGGAAGAAGGAGTTTTTGTTGCAGAAGTGATTGCTGGTCAAAAACCACATATCAATTACAACTTGATCCCTAACGTAATCTATACCTGGCCAGAAGTAGCCAGTGTAGGTAAAACAGAAGAAGAATTAAAAGAAGCAGGAATAGAATTTAAAGCAGGATCCTTTCCTATGCGTGCCTTAGGAAGGTCACGTGCCTCTGGAGATATCGACGGATTAGTTAAAATTCTTGCAGATAAAACTACAGACGAGGTTTTAGGAGTACACATGATAGGAGCCAGAGCTGCCGATCTTATTGCTGAAGCTGTTACTGCTATGGAATTTAGAGCTAGTGCAGAAGATATTGCAAGAATGTCTCACGCGCACCCTACTTATGCAGAGGCTGTGAAAGAAGCAGCGCTTGCTGCAACTGGAGACAGAGCATTGCACGTGTAA
- a CDS encoding TonB-dependent receptor: MPTNFSYSAFAKAVLTIAFFFFSPILLAHSISGFITDPNGQPLKDVYVLHMASGDHTHTNSKGFFAIDNAEKGEELRFSHIGYEAGSFIITNVKEVLQITMIPASLDLDAITITNDVETLNVLANVDLQINPVSSSQELLRTVPGLFIGQHAGGGKAEQIFLRGFDIDHGTDVAINVDGMPVNMVSHAHGQGYADLHFLIPETVNNISYGIGSYDESVGNFATAGHVDFRTKSYLDENKIGVEIGDFNHQRYLGMVQLVDNSHTTAYIATEYLTFDGAFDSPQNFDRVNLFGKLHHTSNNGNLLSLSLSHFDSEWDASGQIPQRAVDSGLINRFGAIDDTEGGATSRTNIILNYDMDLSDNEQLQTTVFYSHYDFLLYSNFTFFLEDPINGDQIKQQESRNLAGFKVAYDYKTQLRNNRLDLKAGLGWRNDRTDASGLSRTLNRRETLENIQLGDINETNSSLFVGAELYIDHLLIDAGLRLERFKFNYKDALEAIYSTQSQTANALLPKLNFNYEVNDNVKVYLRNGIGLHSNDTRVVLENGAEDILPKSYGSDLGTIWKASDNLIINGALWYLFLEQEFVYVGDAGIVEPSGETQRNGFDLGFKYQLSDYVFLDSNLNYAHARAINEPDAANYIPLAPELTSTGGISLKDYKRFNAGLRYRYIGDRAANEDNSIVAEGYFVADLNVNYDMTESLRLGMAVQNLFNLAWNETQFATESRLANETQSVEEIHFTPGTPLFIRGSIQYTF, translated from the coding sequence ATGCCTACTAATTTTTCTTATTCCGCTTTCGCGAAAGCGGTATTAACCATTGCTTTTTTCTTCTTTTCACCAATTCTTTTGGCTCATAGTATTTCTGGCTTTATAACAGATCCAAACGGGCAACCATTAAAAGACGTCTATGTGTTGCACATGGCTTCTGGTGATCATACCCATACCAACTCCAAAGGTTTTTTTGCCATCGATAACGCAGAAAAAGGTGAAGAGTTGAGGTTTTCTCATATAGGTTATGAAGCAGGTTCCTTTATTATTACTAATGTTAAAGAGGTCTTACAAATTACGATGATTCCAGCATCCTTAGACTTGGACGCTATTACCATAACCAATGATGTAGAAACTCTTAACGTACTCGCAAACGTCGATTTGCAAATAAACCCGGTAAGCTCTTCTCAAGAACTCCTGAGAACAGTTCCAGGACTTTTTATAGGTCAGCATGCCGGAGGAGGAAAAGCAGAACAAATTTTCCTTAGAGGTTTTGATATTGATCACGGTACAGATGTCGCGATCAACGTGGATGGAATGCCAGTAAATATGGTCTCTCATGCACATGGCCAGGGCTATGCAGATCTTCATTTTCTGATTCCTGAAACCGTAAACAACATATCTTACGGGATAGGAAGTTATGATGAAAGTGTAGGGAACTTTGCCACTGCTGGACATGTAGATTTTCGAACTAAAAGCTACCTTGACGAAAACAAAATAGGAGTAGAGATAGGCGATTTTAATCACCAACGTTATTTAGGAATGGTACAATTAGTAGATAACTCTCATACTACGGCATATATAGCGACAGAATATTTAACCTTTGATGGCGCCTTTGACAGTCCGCAAAATTTTGATCGCGTCAATCTTTTTGGAAAATTACACCATACTTCAAATAACGGTAATTTATTAAGCCTGAGTCTTTCTCATTTTGACAGTGAATGGGACGCTAGTGGTCAGATTCCGCAGCGTGCTGTAGATAGTGGTTTGATCAATCGTTTTGGAGCGATAGATGACACAGAAGGGGGGGCTACTTCTAGAACTAATATCATTCTTAATTACGATATGGACTTGAGCGATAACGAGCAATTGCAAACGACCGTATTTTATTCCCATTATGACTTTTTACTTTATTCTAATTTCACCTTCTTTTTAGAAGATCCTATTAATGGAGACCAAATCAAACAACAAGAATCCAGAAACCTTGCAGGCTTTAAGGTTGCTTACGATTATAAAACTCAACTGAGAAATAATAGGCTAGATCTAAAAGCTGGACTGGGATGGAGAAACGATAGAACAGATGCTTCTGGTTTATCACGAACCTTAAATAGAAGAGAAACTCTAGAGAACATTCAGCTGGGAGATATCAATGAGACCAACTCCTCTTTATTTGTCGGAGCAGAATTATATATAGACCATCTTTTGATCGATGCGGGCCTGAGATTGGAGCGATTCAAGTTCAACTATAAAGACGCGCTGGAAGCAATCTATAGCACGCAGTCTCAAACAGCAAATGCGCTCCTTCCTAAATTGAATTTCAACTATGAGGTGAACGATAATGTAAAGGTATACCTGCGTAATGGTATAGGTTTGCACAGCAATGATACAAGAGTTGTTCTAGAGAATGGAGCTGAGGATATCTTACCTAAGTCTTATGGGTCTGATCTTGGAACTATCTGGAAAGCAAGCGACAATCTTATTATCAATGGAGCACTTTGGTATTTGTTCTTAGAACAAGAATTTGTTTATGTAGGAGATGCAGGAATTGTAGAACCTAGTGGAGAAACACAACGGAATGGTTTTGATCTTGGTTTTAAATACCAATTGTCTGATTATGTGTTTTTAGATAGCAATTTGAATTATGCACATGCCAGAGCTATTAACGAGCCAGATGCTGCTAATTACATACCCTTAGCACCAGAGTTGACCTCTACCGGAGGAATAAGCTTAAAAGATTATAAGAGGTTCAATGCGGGATTGCGTTACCGTTACATAGGAGATCGAGCAGCAAATGAGGATAACAGTATTGTAGCAGAAGGCTACTTTGTTGCAGATCTCAATGTGAACTATGATATGACTGAAAGCTTAAGATTGGGAATGGCGGTACAAAACCTGTTTAACCTGGCATGGAATGAAACCCAATTTGCTACAGAATCCAGACTGGCTAATGAAACACAATCTGTAGAAGAAATTCATTTTACTCCTGGAACACCATTGTTTATACGCGGTAGTATTCAGTATACGTTTTAG
- a CDS encoding anthranilate synthase component I family protein, which yields MKQRETHTFKSANSAGFKKKLLSFYDAENHLVYLESNHGSLKYDSYATLIGVGAIDRITCKSGTALEELDAFRTANQDWMFGFLGYDLKNELENLESTHQDLLDFPDLCFFVPELVFEISDKEVKLYSFITSQKAAEKLIQKIQDHSFSDPKIRSQKGILKAKDSKEAYLEKAQKFLNHIHRGDIYEANFCTQFYAQDVALDTQKAFYDLNSISEPPFAVYARFGSYYAISASPERYLKKTGNQLISQPIKGTAKRSTDLAEDESLKELLFNDPKERSENVMIVDLVRNDLSKTAVKGSVAVAELFGIYTFKQVHQMISTVMAELDQKYSAIDAIKTTFPMGSMTGAPKISAMEIIEENESFKRGLYSGAIGYFTPENDFDFNVVIRTILYNEKRNALSFSVGSAITAAAIPEKEYEECFLKARALIEVLALQGICFD from the coding sequence ATGAAGCAAAGAGAGACTCATACTTTTAAGTCAGCTAATTCTGCAGGTTTTAAGAAGAAATTACTGTCGTTTTATGATGCTGAAAACCATCTGGTATACTTAGAGAGCAATCATGGTAGTTTAAAATATGATTCTTATGCTACGTTAATAGGAGTAGGGGCTATAGATCGTATAACATGTAAAAGTGGTACTGCACTAGAAGAGTTGGACGCCTTTAGAACAGCAAACCAAGACTGGATGTTTGGCTTTTTAGGTTACGATCTTAAGAATGAATTGGAAAACTTAGAGAGCACACATCAGGATCTCTTAGATTTCCCTGATTTATGCTTTTTTGTTCCAGAGTTGGTTTTTGAAATTTCAGATAAAGAAGTAAAGCTTTATTCCTTTATCACTTCACAGAAAGCAGCTGAAAAGCTAATTCAAAAAATACAAGATCATTCTTTTTCTGATCCAAAAATACGTTCTCAAAAGGGGATCCTAAAAGCCAAAGACTCTAAAGAAGCCTACCTAGAAAAAGCCCAAAAATTCCTCAATCATATTCATAGAGGCGATATTTATGAAGCTAATTTTTGCACACAATTTTATGCTCAAGATGTCGCGTTAGATACACAAAAGGCTTTTTATGATTTGAACAGCATTAGTGAGCCGCCATTTGCTGTTTATGCCAGATTTGGTTCTTATTATGCCATTAGTGCCAGTCCAGAGCGTTATTTAAAAAAGACTGGAAACCAGTTGATATCCCAGCCTATCAAAGGCACTGCAAAAAGATCTACTGACTTAGCAGAAGATGAATCCCTTAAAGAGCTGCTTTTTAACGACCCTAAAGAACGATCTGAAAATGTGATGATCGTTGACTTAGTGAGAAATGACCTTTCTAAAACAGCGGTAAAAGGAAGTGTTGCAGTGGCGGAACTTTTCGGAATCTATACCTTTAAGCAAGTACACCAAATGATCAGCACAGTAATGGCAGAGCTGGATCAAAAATATTCAGCTATAGATGCGATCAAGACCACTTTTCCTATGGGAAGCATGACAGGAGCACCTAAGATAAGTGCTATGGAAATCATTGAAGAAAACGAATCTTTTAAAAGAGGTTTATACAGTGGGGCGATAGGTTATTTCACTCCAGAAAATGACTTTGATTTTAATGTAGTCATACGTACAATATTGTATAATGAAAAAAGGAACGCTCTTTCTTTTTCGGTTGGTAGTGCTATCACCGCAGCTGCCATTCCAGAAAAAGAATATGAGGAGTGTTTTCTTAAAGCGCGAGCATTAATTGAAGTACTTGCACTCCAAGGCATTTGCTTTGATTAA